The following are from one region of the Ischnura elegans chromosome X, ioIscEleg1.1, whole genome shotgun sequence genome:
- the LOC124171259 gene encoding uncharacterized protein K02A2.6-like: protein MAAEQAKVHVSQLQAQQSASRAQYQNVLVVNNRDSPDASVFRTDRSHNPQAPRSTHQPSNRRQHEVGRTTCYRCGAETPHRDCPARNATCHYCHKVGHLAKMCFAKRRRAQNQGAPQPSQSTNREHRRATPAAAHAIIEPHLVSDDQIHGGKLNSLLFFTPSLGAPPPIQITVNIEGVPLLMEVDSGAGHTIIGSQVFQSKFSSLKLKPCAINLTTWSNEKLNVLGQTQVKAEFRGFVAELTLLVAAGPGPSLLGRSWFHALNIGVDGVHLCSSSVPLPPEILDFSHVFAPGLGKYSGPPTHIHLKDGASPVFRKARPVPYALLNRVSSEIDRLVHEGILVPVKVSEWATPTVNVEKRDGTIRMCGDYSSTVNPNCLRDVYPLPTIDEVLGKLAGGKYFARLDMSLAFLQLPVDAETAKVLTLNTHKGLFQVTRLSQGLSAAPGIFQRTMESLLVGLEGTLVYLDDILIQAPTKSGLWQRVRAVLRKLSDAGLHLRLDKCLFAVPKIEFVGYQLSAEGIHPTDKKVSAILSAPKPENVDSLRVYLGLVNYYDRFFPNKASQFHVLYDLLKQGAKWEWGSEHEKCLSYVKDVVTKAALIHFNPDLPIVLAGDASPHGIGAVISHVMPDGTERPIAFGSRTLKPAERNYSQVDKEALAIIFGVTKFYMYLWGRRFTVYSDSKPVVGIFNPQRKQLPDIMSPRVLRWCLFLANFDCNVLYRPGSHNGNADFLSRLPLEEEGEDLSPDPAGVLFLEESAAQHSPLSAGAIAEATRKDPVVSKVLCGVLHGWDFSENSPEVQRYLRGPPGSLSMMKGCLLRGNRVIIPPIYRSQVLAMLHQVHQGIVRTKGLARSYVWWPGIDEDIESLIKSCPQCSSVQNNPPKVPTIPWSIPTKPWSRVHVDFAGPIVGHTFLILVDAMSKWVEVASTRGSLSSKTTIANLRSWFATHGLPDEIVTDNGPAFRSEEMSDFVHKNGISHYKTPPYNPASNGLAERMVQTVKRLLLKLPANEWEKELANILLTLRTTPNSTGSAPSELLMGRRLKTVLDNLHPAHVNLNEQKRNSILLGRRDASANYFTVGDTVFYRNYGRGGPWLKGVISEVEGPHNFKIISNSGHVERRNVNQLRRRWIGNKNPNIIVNTNPCSDFPKVQAATEDYPHSPENTTWLGWPDEWVAIQNPPPEGSPPCDNPGARPATEPNSSRPRRTVKPPSHLDDFVLT from the coding sequence ATGGCTGCAGAACAGGCTAAAGTTCACGTGTCGCAGCTACAGGCGCAACAAAGTGCAAGTCGTGCGCAATATCAGAACGTGTTAGTGGTTAATAACAGAGATTCCCCAGATGCAAGTGTTTTCCGCACAGACAGATCCCACAACCCTCAGGCTCCACGGTCTACCCATCAACCCTCAAACAGGCGTCAGCATGAAGTTGGGCGTACGACCTGTTACCGCTGTGGCGCCGAGACGCCGCACAGAGACTGCCCTGCGAGGAATGCTACCTGCCACTACTGCCACAAGGTTGGGCATCTGGCCAAGATGTGCTTTGCCAAGCGTCGCCGGGCCCAGAACCAGGGAGCACCGCAGCCGTCCCAGAGCACCAACAGAGAGCATCGCCGTGCCACCCCAGCCGCAGCCCATGCGATCATCGAGCCGCACCTGGTTTCAGACGACCAAATTCATGGAGGTAAACttaattctttgttatttttcaccCCTTCCTTGGGAGCACCACCTCCAATACAAATAACAGTAAACATTGAAGGAGTGCCTTTGCTTATGGAGGTGGATAGCGGTGCAGGCCACACCATTATTGGGAGTCAAGTATTTCAATCAAAGTTTAGTTCTTTAAAATTGAAACCCTGTGCCATTAATTTAACGACGTGGTCGAATGAAAAACTAAATGTGTTGGGACAAACCCAAGTGAAAGCAGAATTTCGAGGTTTTGTGGCTGAACTGACTCTATTAGTTGCTGCTGGCCCGGGGCCTTCCTTACTGGGTCGCTCCTGGTTTCATGCGTTGAACATTGGTGTGGATGGAGTGCATTTGTGCTCATCAAGTGTTCCCCTGCCCCCTGAAATATTAGATTTCAGTCATGTGTTTGCCCCTGGGTTGGGAAAATATAGTGGCCCTCCAACGCACATTCATCTAAAGGACGGTGCCTCCCCAGTGTTCCGTAAGGCTCGCCCAGTTCCCTATGCCCTATTGAACAGAGTGTCTTCGGAAATTGATCGGCTTGTGCATGAAGGTATTTTGGTGCCTGTCAAAGTGTCTGAGTGGGCCACACCTACAGTAAATGTGGAGAAAAGGGATGGGACTATCCGCATGTGTGGGGATTACTCCTCCACTGTTAACCCAAACTGTTTGAGGGATGTTTACCCCCTTCCCACAATTGACGAAGTGCTTGGGAAATTAGcgggagggaaatactttgcgAGGCTGGACATGTCCCTTGCCTTCCTACAACTGCCAGTCGATGCTGAGACTGCCAAGGTATTGACGCTAAACACCCACAAGGGTCTTTTTCAGGTGACCAGGCTTAGTCAGGGTCTCAGTGCAGCCCCTGGAATTTTTCAACGGACTATGGAGTCGCTCCTTGTGGGATTGGAGGGGACATTAGTTTATCTGGATGACATCCTCATTCAGGCTCCCACTAAGTCGGGTCTATGGCAGAGAGTGAGGGCAGTGCTTCGCAAGCTGAGTGATGCAGGATTACATCTTCGGTTGGACAAGTGCCTATTTGCGGTTCCCAAAATTGAGTTTGTTGGCTACCAACTGAGTGCGGAGGGAATACATCCCACGGACAAGAAAGTAAGTGCTATTTTATCCGCACCTAAACCTGAAAATGTTGACAGCTTGCGAGTTTACTTGGGGTTAGTGAATTACTATGACCGATTTTTCCCAAATAAAGCTTCCCAGTTTCATGTACTGTATGACCTTTTAAAGCAAGGTGCTAAGTGGGAGTGGGGAAGTGAGCATGAAAAGTGTTTATCTTATGTAAAAGATGTGGTGACAAAAGCGGCACTAATTCATTTTAACCCTGATCTCCCCATTGTGCTTGCTGGGGATGCATCTCCCCATGGTATTGGGGCAGTGATAAGCCACGTTATGCCGGATGGCACAGAGAGGCCCATTGCTTTTGGCTCTCGCACATTAAAGCCCGCTGAGAGAAACTATTCCCAAGTGGACAAAGAGGCTTTGGCTATTATATTTGGTGtgactaaattttatatgtatcTATGGGGTAGAAGATTCACCGTATACAGTGACAGCAAGCCAGTGGTGGGAATTTTCAACCCTCAAAGGAAGCAGTTGCCAGATATTATGTCCCCACGAGTGCTCCGCTGGTGTCTTTTCTTGGCAAATTTTGATTGCAATGTCTTGTATAGACCTGGCTCCCACAATGGGAATGCAGATTTTCTCAGCAGGTTGCCCctggaggaggaaggagaggattTATCTCCTGACCCAGCAGGTGTCCTTTTCCTTGAGGAATCTGCTGCACAGCATTCCCCACTGTCAGCTGGTGCCATCGCAGAAGCCACGAGGAAGGATCCCGTGGTGTCGAAGGTCCTGTGCGGAGTCCTACATGGATGggatttctctgaaaattctccggaGGTGCAGCGGTACCTGAGGGGTCCTCCTGGATCCTTGTCGATGATGAAGGGTTGTCTGTTAAGAGGCAACAGAGTGATAATCCCTCCGATTTATCGCTCTCAAGTGTTAGCCATGCTACACCAGGTGCACCAAGGTATCGTACGCACAAAAGGGCTGGCCAGGAGTTATGTATGGTGGCCTGGGATCGATGAGGACATTGAATCCTTAATTAAATCTTGCCCTCAATGTTCTTCAGTGCAAAACAATCCCCCTAAGGTACCCACCATTCCATGGAGCATACCTacaaagccatggtctagggttCATGTAGATTTTGCTGGCCCAATAGTGGGTCATACGTTCTTGATTCTTGTGGATGCAATGTCCAAATGGGTGGAGGTAGCTTCCACTCGGGGTTCCCTGTCATCTAAAACCACAATAGCAAATTTGCGCAGCTGGTTTGCCACTCATGGCTTACCAGATGAAATTGTCACGGATAATGGACCTGCTTTCAGGTCTGAGGAGATGTCTGATTTTGTTCATAAGAATGGCATTTCGCATTATAAAACTCCCCCTTATAACCCTGCCTCTAATGGGTTGGCCGAAAGGATGGTGCAGACTGTCAAAAGATTGCTGCTTAAATTGCCCGCCAatgaatgggaaaaggaattagctaACATCCTCCTCACGTTAAGAACCACTCCTAATTCCACAGGGTCAGCTCCCTCAGAGCTGTTGATGGGGAGAAGGTTGAAAACTGTTTTGGATAACCTACATCCAGCTCATGTAAATTTGAATGAGCAAAAGAGGAACTCCATCTTGCTGGGGAGAAGGGATGCGTCTGCAAATTACTTCACTGTTGGGGACACAGTTTTTTACAGGAATTATGGACGGGGAGGGCCATGGTTGAAGGGTGTAATTTCTGAAGTTGAGGgtcctcataattttaaaattatatcaaactctGGTCATGTTGAGCGCAGGAATGTCAACCAACTCCGTCGCAGATGGATTGGTAATAAAAATCCCAATATTATTGTAAATACTAATCCTTGTTCTGATTTTCCAAAGGTTCAAGCTGCAACTGAGGACTATCCTCATTCGCCTGAAAACACCACCTGGCTGGGTTGGCCTGATGAGTGGGTGGCCATACAAAATCCTCCGCCCGAAGGGTCTCCACCCTGTGATAACCCCGGAGCAAGACCAGCTACAGAGCCAAATTCATCTCGGCCTCGGCGGACAGTCAAACCTCCATCTCACCTAGATGACTTTGTACTCACCTAG